One stretch of Amycolatopsis sp. NBC_00345 DNA includes these proteins:
- a CDS encoding ATP-binding protein: MTRSEVPIAATVLRGREQELSRALGLLRRVSRSGRGGVLALDGEPGIGKTSLLRAIAEQAGRMGYAVGTGKADEIGQIAAGGPLLVALRSGQGPILAEKDFAGLATLHTQQLWLVDRIAGLLEERALDSPVLIGIDDFQWADELTRFALRVLPGRLTGSPVVWLVASRSLPEGLVRQLTPAGPQPPDVEHLSLGPLSPAALGELARDRLGGQAVPALDGVGGNPFYAGQVLEAFARRQGRADHEEGLPAEVIVGVRRRLALLAPDLVELLALCAVWGRDIAAEQAAVLLGGLPLAAVLDSAQRGVVEGLLHRSGRQIGFRHDLLREAMYANLSDDERLSLHRACGRLLLDRDDDVLAAAPHFQAGAVIGDDEAVDVLTRAAARAAGSMPEVAADLARQSFALADPDGGSWLRAGEAAGELLISVHRGRAALDIIDQLLRQVGDPDTRARLQVVGARALWSMNRLAEIGRRMDSALAVTGLSAQARTSLSAAKTLALVRICTAEDATAAAEQALTEARQTNDALAEQLALLTLGVVAKQEGRHETALSRTRSLRAMAGSAYYAEEIRCLQLLDRYDEAAGLLARATADFPDGVDATPDLLHARMWQDVNLGRLAEAETQAETLIRLADELGEHVSTLDAGSVLSFTALMRGDFALARVRLELNSARDADDAAIRATALQLMHGWISLLADDAGHSAALYRPLLATARASREYWPWVPLWMRPFVQAGLATGDHALASAAADLAETGAERNPGVPSFAGLALQSRGLVEGDPDRLDQAVTVLREGPRPLLFASALGDHGIALLAEGEADAAVERIDAARDIYERAGATLPSLLLEARLRQAGLRPVRATQRTPRAQSGWDALTEAELKVAELVGAGHSNRSAAAELGVSVHTIGTHLRSVFGKLDLRSRVQLANALHQRP, from the coding sequence TTGACCAGATCCGAGGTACCGATCGCGGCCACGGTGCTCCGCGGCCGCGAGCAGGAACTGAGTCGTGCGCTCGGCCTTCTCCGCCGCGTCTCCCGGTCCGGTCGCGGCGGTGTGCTGGCCCTGGACGGCGAGCCCGGAATCGGCAAGACCTCCCTGCTCCGCGCCATCGCCGAACAGGCGGGCCGGATGGGGTACGCGGTCGGCACGGGCAAGGCCGACGAGATCGGGCAGATCGCCGCGGGCGGGCCGCTGCTGGTCGCCCTGCGTTCGGGCCAGGGCCCGATCCTGGCCGAGAAGGACTTCGCGGGACTGGCCACGCTGCACACCCAGCAGCTGTGGCTGGTCGACCGGATCGCCGGCCTGCTGGAGGAACGCGCGCTGGACAGCCCGGTCCTGATCGGGATCGATGATTTCCAGTGGGCCGATGAGCTGACTCGCTTTGCCCTGCGGGTGCTTCCGGGCCGGCTGACCGGCTCCCCGGTGGTCTGGCTGGTCGCGAGCCGATCCCTGCCCGAGGGCTTGGTGCGGCAGCTGACGCCGGCCGGCCCGCAGCCCCCGGACGTCGAACACCTGAGCCTTGGGCCGTTGAGCCCGGCCGCGCTCGGCGAGCTCGCTCGGGATCGGCTCGGCGGGCAGGCCGTGCCCGCGCTGGACGGCGTCGGCGGGAATCCCTTCTACGCGGGCCAGGTGCTGGAGGCGTTCGCCCGGCGGCAGGGTCGTGCCGACCACGAGGAGGGACTGCCCGCCGAAGTCATCGTCGGTGTGCGACGCCGGCTGGCGCTGCTCGCGCCCGATCTGGTCGAGCTGCTCGCGCTCTGCGCCGTGTGGGGCCGGGACATCGCGGCCGAGCAGGCGGCCGTCCTGCTCGGTGGGCTGCCGCTGGCCGCGGTGCTGGATTCTGCGCAACGGGGTGTGGTCGAAGGACTGTTGCATCGTTCGGGGCGGCAGATCGGTTTCCGGCACGACCTGCTCCGCGAAGCGATGTACGCGAACCTCAGCGACGACGAGCGGCTGTCCCTGCACCGCGCCTGTGGCCGGCTGCTGCTGGACCGCGATGACGACGTGCTGGCGGCAGCTCCCCATTTTCAGGCTGGTGCGGTCATCGGTGACGACGAAGCCGTTGATGTGCTCACCCGGGCCGCCGCGCGGGCGGCCGGGTCGATGCCCGAAGTCGCCGCGGACCTGGCTCGACAGTCGTTCGCCTTGGCCGATCCCGACGGCGGCAGCTGGTTGCGAGCCGGTGAGGCGGCGGGCGAACTGCTGATCAGTGTCCACCGGGGACGCGCCGCGCTCGACATCATCGACCAGCTGCTCCGCCAGGTCGGCGACCCGGACACCCGCGCCCGGCTCCAGGTTGTCGGCGCGCGTGCGTTGTGGTCGATGAACCGGCTCGCGGAGATCGGCCGGCGCATGGATTCGGCGCTGGCCGTCACCGGACTCTCCGCGCAAGCTCGGACATCGTTGTCCGCGGCGAAAACCCTTGCGCTGGTACGCATCTGCACCGCCGAGGACGCCACGGCCGCGGCCGAACAGGCGCTGACCGAGGCGCGGCAAACCAACGACGCACTGGCCGAACAGCTCGCGCTGCTGACCCTCGGCGTCGTCGCGAAGCAGGAGGGCCGGCACGAGACGGCTCTGTCCAGGACTCGGTCGTTACGAGCGATGGCTGGCTCGGCGTACTACGCCGAGGAGATCCGTTGCCTGCAATTGCTGGACCGCTACGACGAGGCGGCCGGCTTGCTGGCGCGGGCGACCGCGGACTTTCCGGACGGCGTGGACGCGACCCCCGACCTCCTGCACGCGCGGATGTGGCAGGACGTCAACCTGGGCCGGCTCGCCGAAGCGGAGACACAAGCCGAGACGCTGATCCGGCTCGCCGACGAGCTGGGCGAGCACGTCAGCACCCTGGACGCCGGTTCGGTCCTGAGCTTCACCGCCCTGATGCGCGGCGATTTCGCCTTGGCCCGGGTACGGCTGGAGCTCAACTCGGCCCGGGACGCCGACGACGCGGCCATCCGGGCCACCGCGTTGCAGCTGATGCACGGCTGGATTTCGCTACTGGCCGACGATGCCGGGCACAGTGCCGCGCTCTACCGTCCGCTGCTGGCGACGGCGCGGGCCAGCCGGGAGTACTGGCCGTGGGTGCCGTTGTGGATGCGCCCGTTCGTCCAAGCCGGACTGGCCACCGGCGATCACGCCCTGGCGAGCGCCGCCGCCGACCTGGCCGAGACGGGCGCCGAGCGCAACCCCGGAGTGCCCAGCTTCGCCGGGCTGGCGCTCCAGAGCCGGGGCCTGGTCGAGGGCGACCCTGATCGGCTCGACCAGGCGGTCACGGTGCTCCGCGAAGGGCCGCGGCCGTTGCTGTTCGCCAGCGCTCTCGGTGATCACGGCATCGCGTTGCTGGCCGAGGGCGAGGCCGACGCGGCCGTCGAGCGAATCGACGCCGCCCGCGATATTTACGAACGGGCCGGGGCGACCCTGCCCAGCCTGCTGTTGGAGGCCAGGCTGCGGCAGGCCGGTCTACGGCCGGTCCGCGCGACGCAGCGCACGCCGCGCGCCCAGTCCGGTTGGGACGCGCTCACCGAGGCTGAGCTGAAGGTGGCCGAACTGGTCGGAGCCGGGCACAGCAACCGCTCGGCCGCGGCCGAGCTGGGCGTTTCGGTGCACACGATCGGCACCCACCTGCGTTCGGTCTTCGGCAAGCTCGACCTCCGCAGCCGAGTCCAGCTCGCGAACGCGCTGCACCAACGTCCGTGA